Genomic DNA from Inediibacterium massiliense:
TAGTAGTCAGTGAGTTTGGCTTTGGAAAGAGAAGCTCCCTTGAAAATTATCATAGTCAAGCTAGAGGTGGAAAAGGGCTTATTACTTATAATAAAAAAGAAAAAACAGGTAAATTAGTAGGAGCAAAAGTAGTAACAGACGACGATGAGATTATGATCATTAATAAAAGCGGAGTGATCATACGCCTTCAAGTAAATGAAATTCCAACTATGGGAAGAATTACTCAAGGTGTAACTCTTATGAGAGTAGATGAAGATGATTATATTGTTTCTATTGCAAAAGTCATTCCAGAAGCAGAAGAAGAGTAAACACGCAAAAGTATATGACTTTTGCGTGTTTTTTTTGTTTTGTATAAAAAATAGTGGGTAAAAATATACTAAAAATATGTGTACGAATGAAAGCGGGGTTTTGTTATGTCTATTCATATTCAAACAAACTATCAAAAAGAGGAAAATGTTTGGCTTGTAAATCTTCAGGGAGAGATAGATATTTATACGGCAAATCAAGTAAAAGAAAGCTTAAATAAAATATTAGATGAACAAATGACGGATTTAAAAATAGATTGCTTTGAACTTACTTATATAGATAGTACAGGGTTAGGGGTATTGATAGGAATTTTAAAAAGATTAAAAATAGAAGAAAAGAATATAAAAATTATAAATCCAAGACCTAATATTTCAAAGCTTTT
This window encodes:
- a CDS encoding STAS domain-containing protein, which produces MSIHIQTNYQKEENVWLVNLQGEIDIYTANQVKESLNKILDEQMTDLKIDCFELTYIDSTGLGVLIGILKRLKIEEKNIKIINPRPNISKLFHITGLDKIFLIEGE